From a single Streptomyces misionensis genomic region:
- a CDS encoding fructosamine kinase family protein, translating into MVTRDEDPGQVAARLTGRAVSGTYAVSASPVEVRLDDGTPVMVKRADIPGAVRAEAAGLRWLAAAGAVRLPAVLGCDERWLVTERVATGRPDPEAAFRFGQALAALHAAGAPCFGAAPPGGPEDAYIGLAPMRNAPGAEWSGWYAERRVLPYVRGAVERGTLRPGEAAVFERLCARLPELAGPAEPPARLHGDLWSGNVLWGADGAVRLIDPAAHGGHRETDLAMLQLFGCPHLDRVLAGYEEAAPLADGWRARVGVHQLFPLLVHAVLFGRGYAEQALTVAREALTA; encoded by the coding sequence GTGGTCACGCGAGACGAGGATCCTGGACAGGTCGCGGCCCGGCTCACCGGGCGCGCGGTCAGCGGCACGTATGCGGTGTCCGCCTCGCCCGTCGAGGTGCGGCTGGACGACGGCACACCGGTGATGGTCAAGCGCGCCGACATCCCCGGGGCGGTGCGCGCCGAGGCGGCGGGGTTGCGCTGGCTGGCCGCGGCGGGAGCCGTACGGCTGCCCGCGGTGCTCGGCTGCGACGAGCGCTGGCTGGTGACCGAGCGGGTGGCGACCGGCCGGCCCGACCCGGAGGCGGCGTTCCGTTTCGGTCAGGCGCTGGCCGCCCTGCACGCGGCGGGCGCACCCTGCTTCGGGGCGGCGCCGCCCGGGGGCCCCGAGGACGCGTACATCGGGCTCGCCCCCATGCGCAACGCCCCCGGCGCCGAGTGGAGCGGCTGGTACGCCGAACGGCGCGTGCTGCCGTATGTGCGCGGCGCGGTCGAGCGGGGCACGCTGCGACCGGGCGAGGCGGCGGTGTTCGAGCGGCTCTGCGCCCGGCTGCCCGAGCTGGCCGGTCCCGCCGAGCCGCCCGCCCGGCTGCACGGCGACCTGTGGAGCGGCAATGTGCTGTGGGGCGCGGACGGCGCGGTACGGCTCATCGACCCGGCCGCGCACGGCGGGCACCGGGAGACCGATCTGGCGATGCTTCAGCTCTTCGGCTGCCCCCATCTGGACCGCGTCCTGGCGGGCTACGAGGAGGCGGCGCCGCTCGCCGACGGCTGGCGCGCCCGCGTCGGGGTACACCAGTTGTTCCCGCTCCTGGTGCACGCGGTGCTGTTCGGACGCGGATACGCGGAGCAAGCGCTGACGGTGGCGCGCGAGGCGCTCACGGCGTGA
- the tgmA gene encoding putative ATP-grasp-modified RiPP has product MQPFTLNYARPAVQLEVTVPYAYDSGLQLNVLPDGRIAATDHATLRALGTTTSTAGSKTHFDD; this is encoded by the coding sequence ATGCAACCGTTCACGCTCAACTACGCGCGCCCGGCTGTGCAGTTGGAAGTCACCGTTCCGTACGCGTACGACTCCGGACTGCAGTTGAACGTCCTCCCGGACGGGCGGATCGCCGCGACCGATCACGCGACCTTGCGCGCGCTGGGAACCACGACCTCGACCGCCGGTTCCAAGACGCACTTCGACGACTGA
- the tgmB gene encoding ATP-grasp ribosomal peptide maturase, whose amino-acid sequence MTVLILTSEEDVTADMVVLRLGEAGVPVVRLDPADLTNGVALSGEYGRGARHGQLSVGGRLVDMDGLRSVWLRRPGTAAARAAQPSAWLTEESAQALYGMLRCTGARWMNHPDAARRARYKPWQLHLAQRAGLPVPETLITTLPGAAREFAGRHPDLVVKPVSGAHPQEPPRAVPTSRVAPDTDFTAVAYGPTLLQRRVPKRADIRLTAVGGTLLAARKPVAPDAHPDDVDVRFAPSVAPWAPAKVPAPVAEGVLRYLRGAELAYGAFDFAEDADGVWWFLECNQSGQFGFVEMDTGQPIAATIADWLAGSGSPDDGLLDDEQFTGS is encoded by the coding sequence ATGACCGTGCTCATCCTGACCAGTGAAGAGGACGTGACGGCGGACATGGTGGTCCTCCGGCTCGGCGAGGCCGGCGTGCCCGTCGTCCGGCTCGATCCCGCCGATCTGACGAACGGGGTGGCGCTGTCGGGCGAGTACGGGCGGGGCGCCCGCCACGGGCAGCTGTCCGTGGGCGGGCGCCTCGTGGACATGGACGGTCTGCGCTCCGTCTGGCTGCGCAGGCCCGGGACCGCGGCGGCCCGTGCCGCCCAGCCGTCCGCCTGGCTGACCGAGGAGTCCGCGCAGGCGCTGTACGGCATGCTCCGCTGTACCGGCGCGCGCTGGATGAACCATCCGGACGCCGCCCGGCGCGCCCGGTACAAGCCCTGGCAGTTGCACCTCGCGCAACGCGCGGGACTGCCGGTGCCGGAGACGCTGATCACCACGCTCCCGGGGGCGGCGCGGGAGTTCGCGGGGCGCCATCCGGACCTGGTGGTCAAGCCGGTCTCCGGGGCGCATCCGCAGGAGCCGCCCCGGGCGGTGCCGACCAGCCGGGTCGCGCCGGACACGGACTTCACGGCGGTGGCCTACGGGCCGACGCTGCTGCAACGACGCGTGCCCAAGCGGGCCGACATCCGGCTGACCGCCGTCGGCGGCACCCTGCTGGCGGCCCGCAAGCCGGTCGCCCCGGACGCCCATCCGGACGACGTGGACGTCCGGTTCGCCCCGTCGGTCGCCCCATGGGCCCCGGCGAAGGTGCCCGCTCCGGTCGCCGAGGGGGTGCTGCGGTATCTGCGCGGTGCCGAACTGGCCTATGGTGCCTTCGACTTCGCGGAGGACGCCGACGGCGTCTGGTGGTTCCTGGAGTGCAACCAGTCCGGTCAGTTCGGATTCGTGGAGATGGACACCGGGCAGCCGATCGCCGCCACCATCGCCGACTGGCTCGCGGGCAGCGGGAGTCCGGACGACGGGCTCCTGGACGACGAACAGTTCACGGGTTCTTGA
- a CDS encoding Gfo/Idh/MocA family protein, with protein sequence MRIGLLGTGPWARAAYAPALAGHPGLEFAGVWGRRPEAAGALARRYDVTAYDEVDALLADVDAVAVALPPSVQAPLAVRAARAGRHLLLDKPLALTVADARAVAEAAERARVASVVFFTTRFQKEPEAWIEEQAAVAGWFTARAQWLGAVFTTDSPFAASPWRREKGALWDVGPHALSVLLPVLGDVTRVVAAGQGQGDTVHVVLDHAAGASSTLTLSLTAPPAAAGAEVELRGEAGVTALPPGTEDATTALTRAADALLTAAATGRPHPCDAAFGLRVTEVLTTAEARLTGAGG encoded by the coding sequence ATGCGCATCGGACTGCTGGGAACGGGCCCGTGGGCCCGGGCGGCGTACGCCCCCGCCCTCGCCGGGCACCCCGGCCTGGAGTTCGCCGGGGTGTGGGGCCGCAGACCGGAGGCGGCCGGCGCGCTCGCGCGGCGGTACGACGTCACGGCGTACGACGAGGTGGACGCGCTGCTCGCCGATGTGGACGCGGTCGCCGTCGCCCTGCCGCCGTCCGTGCAGGCCCCGTTGGCGGTGCGCGCGGCGCGGGCCGGACGGCATCTGCTGCTGGACAAGCCGCTCGCGCTCACGGTCGCCGACGCGCGGGCGGTGGCGGAGGCCGCGGAGCGCGCCCGGGTGGCGTCGGTGGTGTTCTTCACCACGCGGTTCCAGAAGGAGCCGGAGGCCTGGATCGAGGAACAGGCCGCGGTCGCGGGCTGGTTCACGGCGCGGGCCCAGTGGCTGGGCGCGGTGTTCACCACCGACAGCCCGTTCGCGGCCTCGCCGTGGCGCCGGGAGAAGGGCGCGCTGTGGGACGTGGGCCCGCACGCGCTGTCGGTGCTGCTGCCGGTCCTCGGCGATGTCACCCGGGTGGTGGCCGCCGGGCAGGGTCAGGGCGACACCGTGCACGTGGTCCTCGACCACGCCGCCGGGGCGTCCAGCACCCTCACCCTGAGCCTGACGGCCCCGCCCGCGGCGGCCGGGGCCGAGGTGGAACTGCGCGGCGAGGCCGGGGTCACCGCCCTGCCGCCCGGCACGGAGGACGCGACCACCGCGCTCACCCGGGCCGCCGACGCCCTCCTGACCGCCGCCGCCACGGGCCGCCCGCACCCCTGCGACGCGGCCTTCGGCCTCCGGGTCACCGAGGTCCTGACGACCGCGGAGGCCCGTCTGACGGGCGCCGGGGGTTGA
- a CDS encoding class I SAM-dependent methyltransferase: MPAAVGLTGGVAHGVGRTALLVAAARAIETHRPDALARDPLAEHFVRAAPVSAGWPVRPGQVPGGEADPLWGRLGRYFALRTRVLDDHLLRSAHLGVRQVVLLGAGLDSRAYRLDWPPGCAVYEVDTAEVLAFKQSVLDRVRAVPLADRRPLAADLRHEWTGALRDAGFDPGAPTAWLAEGLLLYLPAAAERRLVATVDRFSAAGSTLAYEIKTIAESPEVRSSPVYADARRRLGIDLLALFDGEPRPDSAGELADRGWTVTVRTPYEFTRRHGRGPLPEPHDALAANRWVFAAASRAGESCAGAPGRREPSDRSSPGSFVNPRRPSDGPPRSSGPR, from the coding sequence GTGCCTGCGGCCGTCGGGCTGACGGGCGGGGTGGCCCACGGAGTGGGGCGCACCGCCCTGCTGGTGGCCGCGGCCCGCGCCATCGAGACCCACCGCCCCGACGCCCTGGCCCGGGACCCGCTCGCCGAGCACTTCGTGCGCGCGGCCCCGGTCTCGGCCGGCTGGCCGGTCCGCCCGGGACAGGTGCCCGGCGGGGAGGCCGACCCGCTGTGGGGCCGGCTGGGGCGGTACTTCGCCCTGCGCACCCGGGTTCTGGACGATCACCTGCTCCGCTCGGCGCACCTGGGCGTCCGCCAGGTGGTGCTGCTGGGCGCGGGCCTGGACTCCCGGGCGTACCGGCTCGACTGGCCGCCGGGGTGCGCGGTGTACGAGGTGGACACCGCCGAGGTGCTGGCGTTCAAGCAGTCGGTGCTCGACCGCGTCCGGGCGGTCCCGCTGGCCGACCGCCGCCCGCTCGCGGCCGACCTGCGGCATGAGTGGACCGGGGCACTGCGGGACGCGGGCTTCGACCCCGGCGCGCCCACCGCCTGGCTCGCCGAGGGGCTGCTGCTCTACCTGCCCGCGGCGGCCGAGCGGCGCCTCGTCGCCACGGTCGACCGGTTCAGCGCCGCGGGCAGCACCCTGGCCTACGAGATCAAGACGATCGCGGAGTCACCGGAGGTGCGGTCCAGCCCCGTCTACGCCGACGCGCGCCGGCGACTCGGCATAGACCTGCTCGCCCTCTTCGACGGCGAGCCGCGCCCCGACTCGGCGGGCGAACTCGCGGACCGGGGCTGGACGGTGACCGTCCGCACCCCCTACGAGTTCACCCGCCGCCACGGCCGCGGCCCGCTGCCGGAACCCCATGACGCCCTGGCCGCCAACCGCTGGGTCTTCGCGGCCGCCTCCCGCGCCGGCGAGAGCTGCGCCGGCGCACCGGGCAGACGAGAACCGTCGGACAGGTCCTCGCCAGGGTCCTTCGTCAACCCCCGGCGCCCGTCAGACGGGCCTCCGCGGTCGTCAGGACCTCGGTGA
- a CDS encoding cysteine hydrolase family protein yields the protein MTGGTEEGTALVVVDVQNDFCASPTALARFPGDPAVLEAAVAGTVRAVAEARARNVEVVFVRFTGDPGHQGPAWRLRDRALGKRPKCLEGSWGADFHAVSPAPGERVFTKRARFDAFLGDGFEAHLTARGTRHLVLAGLFADVCVDTTARTAFQKGFHVTVLTDCTTALHLPYDAVLRFMRVVYGARTTTVEDPAAWTAPADRNEEEPCLRPSG from the coding sequence GTGACCGGCGGGACGGAGGAGGGGACGGCCCTGGTCGTCGTGGACGTGCAGAACGACTTCTGCGCGAGCCCGACGGCCCTGGCCCGCTTCCCCGGCGACCCCGCCGTGCTGGAGGCGGCCGTCGCCGGCACCGTCCGGGCGGTGGCCGAGGCCCGCGCCCGGAACGTGGAGGTGGTCTTCGTACGCTTCACCGGCGACCCCGGACACCAGGGCCCCGCCTGGCGGCTGCGGGACCGCGCCCTCGGCAAACGGCCGAAGTGCCTGGAGGGCTCCTGGGGCGCCGACTTCCACGCGGTCTCCCCGGCGCCGGGCGAGCGCGTCTTCACCAAACGGGCCCGCTTCGACGCCTTCCTGGGCGACGGCTTCGAGGCCCACCTCACCGCCCGGGGCACCAGACACCTGGTCCTCGCCGGGTTGTTCGCGGACGTGTGCGTGGACACCACCGCCCGCACCGCGTTCCAGAAGGGCTTCCACGTCACCGTCCTGACGGACTGCACCACCGCCCTGCACCTGCCGTACGACGCCGTCCTGCGGTTCATGCGCGTGGTGTACGGCGCCCGGACCACCACCGTGGAGGATCCCGCGGCCTGGACCGCGCCCGCGGACCGGAACGAGGAGGAACCGTGCCTGCGGCCGTCGGGCTGA
- a CDS encoding isocitrate/isopropylmalate family dehydrogenase, with protein MTGAQDAPVVGLAVGRGTGPELADVFERVLGALTAGHPHGVTIERSPRLYHSYVSLRAERDIARIRALTAEDADHYERFCRTRAERGTTAVFRTAINAQSLYLVRERLRAVKVDLLGTRGRSLLLVRDQAQGFYTGGNRHTPGEVTRTMTFSRDTTEAVVAYALRRARQEWPDGRIGRVVMAYKFHLLDGALDAWVSALADRLGVEIGLFQPDTVNRDLITHGLPDRTLLIAGNEWADIMHTVLLDRFDSERQENRCTENVFLDPALSGLTEYQTVHGSADDLAGRDLVNPVATIRAAALVAERHAGRAGAVAAVEKALRILGGQGVCTPDLGGRHSTSAVTDALLATLDAPGTGGTPADAALVGGS; from the coding sequence GTGACCGGCGCCCAGGACGCCCCCGTCGTCGGGCTGGCCGTGGGCCGGGGCACGGGACCCGAACTCGCGGACGTCTTCGAGCGGGTGCTCGGCGCGCTGACCGCCGGCCACCCGCACGGCGTGACGATCGAGCGCTCCCCACGCCTCTACCACTCCTACGTCTCGCTGCGCGCCGAACGGGACATCGCCCGGATACGCGCGCTGACCGCCGAGGACGCCGACCACTACGAGCGGTTCTGCCGCACCCGCGCCGAGCGGGGCACCACGGCGGTGTTCCGCACCGCGATCAACGCCCAGTCCCTGTACCTCGTCCGCGAGCGGCTGCGCGCCGTCAAGGTGGACCTGCTCGGCACCCGCGGACGCTCCCTGCTGCTGGTGCGGGACCAGGCCCAGGGCTTCTACACGGGCGGGAACCGGCACACGCCCGGCGAGGTCACCCGCACCATGACCTTCAGCCGGGACACCACCGAGGCCGTCGTCGCCTACGCCCTGCGCCGGGCCCGGCAGGAGTGGCCGGACGGGCGGATCGGCCGCGTCGTGATGGCCTACAAGTTCCATCTGCTGGACGGCGCGCTCGACGCCTGGGTGAGCGCCCTCGCGGACCGGCTCGGCGTCGAGATCGGGCTGTTCCAGCCGGACACCGTCAACCGCGACCTGATCACCCACGGCCTGCCCGACCGCACCCTGCTGATCGCCGGGAACGAGTGGGCCGACATCATGCACACCGTGCTGCTGGACCGGTTCGACTCCGAGCGGCAGGAGAACCGCTGCACCGAGAACGTCTTCCTCGACCCCGCGCTGTCGGGGCTGACCGAGTACCAGACGGTGCACGGCTCCGCCGACGACCTCGCCGGACGGGACCTCGTCAACCCGGTGGCCACGATCCGCGCGGCGGCGCTCGTCGCGGAGCGGCACGCCGGACGCGCCGGCGCGGTGGCGGCCGTGGAGAAGGCCCTGCGGATCCTCGGCGGACAGGGCGTGTGCACCCCCGACCTCGGCGGACGGCACTCCACCAGCGCCGTGACCGACGCCCTGCTCGCCACCCTCGACGCGCCCGGGACCGGTGGCACACCGGCGGACGCCGCCCTGGTCGGCGGGTCGTGA
- a CDS encoding EF-hand domain-containing protein — protein sequence MPTSEANNRVELVFSLFDANGNGVLDPGDFELMGRRVVEAVPEADDRAKSRMLQAFQGYWDTLRTELDADGDGQVSPEEFNAIVLDPQRFDVTVDEFAEALAALGDPDGDGYVERPHFVALMTAIGFRRPNIEALFDAFEPVHGDRIPVVTWADGIRDYYRPEKSGIPGDHLVTDVAR from the coding sequence ATGCCCACCAGCGAGGCGAACAACCGTGTCGAACTCGTCTTCTCCCTGTTCGACGCCAACGGCAACGGCGTGCTCGACCCGGGGGACTTCGAGCTGATGGGCAGGCGGGTGGTGGAGGCCGTGCCCGAGGCCGACGACCGCGCGAAGAGCAGGATGCTCCAGGCGTTCCAGGGCTACTGGGACACCCTGCGCACCGAGCTGGACGCCGACGGCGACGGGCAGGTCAGCCCCGAGGAGTTCAACGCCATCGTGCTCGACCCCCAGCGGTTCGACGTCACCGTCGACGAGTTCGCCGAGGCGCTCGCCGCCCTGGGCGACCCGGACGGCGACGGCTATGTCGAACGCCCCCACTTCGTCGCCCTGATGACCGCCATCGGATTCCGGCGCCCCAACATCGAGGCCCTGTTCGACGCCTTCGAACCGGTCCACGGCGACCGCATCCCCGTGGTCACCTGGGCCGACGGCATCCGCGACTACTACCGTCCCGAGAAGTCCGGCATCCCCGGCGACCACCTCGTCACGGACGTCGCCCGGTGA
- a CDS encoding GNAT family N-acetyltransferase, translating into MTDLVIRTLDASSAHLFDTMPDLLAFAERHRQSRFRPEWQRIAQRDGRTVARAAWWARPEDTEPLLINWFDVAEGEEAAGAELLRTAPWHCDELELDLPTGWRDDPRLRAAADTRAAAARSAGYTPLVERFLYRWTPQCGLPERPGRLVFAPEPDDAVFHHLLRRIHSVTLDAHARRAVAEGGVEQAAQEEMDFFHWMPSPRSWWQIARTRDGEPVGIHIPGRNPSGPCVGFIGVVPEQRGHGYAYDLLAECTHLLAAHDAEFIAAATDQGNFPMAAHFATAGYPVVRERVNFWAGRAGSAG; encoded by the coding sequence ATGACCGACCTGGTCATCCGCACGCTCGACGCGAGCAGTGCACACCTGTTCGACACCATGCCCGACCTGCTCGCCTTCGCCGAGCGGCACCGGCAGAGCCGCTTCCGCCCCGAGTGGCAGCGCATCGCCCAGCGCGACGGCCGCACCGTCGCCCGAGCCGCCTGGTGGGCGCGGCCGGAAGACACCGAGCCGCTGCTGATCAACTGGTTCGACGTCGCCGAGGGCGAGGAGGCGGCCGGGGCCGAACTGCTGCGGACCGCGCCGTGGCACTGCGACGAACTCGAACTCGACCTGCCCACCGGCTGGCGCGACGACCCCCGGCTGCGGGCCGCCGCCGACACCCGCGCCGCCGCCGCGCGCTCGGCCGGCTACACACCCCTGGTGGAGCGCTTCCTCTACCGCTGGACCCCGCAGTGCGGCCTGCCCGAACGCCCCGGCCGCCTGGTCTTCGCCCCCGAGCCGGACGACGCCGTCTTCCACCACCTCCTGCGCCGCATCCACTCCGTCACCCTCGACGCCCACGCCCGCCGGGCCGTCGCCGAGGGCGGGGTGGAACAGGCCGCCCAGGAGGAGATGGACTTCTTCCACTGGATGCCCTCGCCCCGCTCCTGGTGGCAGATCGCCCGCACCCGCGACGGCGAGCCGGTCGGCATCCACATCCCCGGCCGCAACCCCTCCGGCCCCTGCGTCGGCTTCATCGGTGTCGTCCCCGAGCAGCGCGGCCACGGCTATGCCTACGACCTCCTCGCCGAGTGCACCCACCTCCTCGCCGCGCACGACGCCGAGTTCATCGCCGCCGCCACCGACCAGGGCAACTTCCCGATGGCGGCCCACTTCGCGACGGCCGGCTACCCGGTGGTGCGGGAGCGGGTGAACTTCTGGGCCGGCCGCGCGGGCAGCGCCGGGTGA
- a CDS encoding PP2C family protein-serine/threonine phosphatase: MRSVRGWSSRGSQEDRGWLRGAPPPWWIRLLPVLLLVAVTVAATVTPHAADLGFLLGAIPPLAVLSYGPAGTALLGALVVLALNVPGTHLNRPGNTDLLTIAFVALLSVLVAFVSSRRDAQLRVERAIGEAVQRAVMPPLPARVGRIGCTGFYRAAENGTLVGGDFFDVREGPYGVRAVMGDVRGHGLAAVATVVSLLGAFREAVLDEQDLEQVAARMDRRLDVDAAGVSDGEMFATAVLLEFQGDARTTRVVVCGHPAPVLLREGDAREITVMPGTPLGLGLVGIDPPKEVTVPLEPDDRLLLASDGVWEARSRSGTFYPLPDRLAALAGTGHGELPDAVWADLARLRYEVRDDATMLVLAPDPGGPAA; the protein is encoded by the coding sequence GTGCGATCGGTGCGCGGGTGGTCGTCGCGCGGGAGCCAGGAGGATCGCGGCTGGTTGCGGGGCGCGCCACCGCCGTGGTGGATACGGCTGCTGCCGGTGCTGCTGCTGGTCGCGGTGACCGTCGCGGCGACCGTCACGCCGCATGCCGCGGATCTCGGCTTCCTCCTCGGGGCGATACCGCCGCTGGCCGTGCTGTCGTACGGCCCCGCCGGCACCGCCCTGCTGGGCGCCCTGGTGGTCCTGGCGCTGAACGTGCCGGGCACCCATCTGAACCGGCCCGGCAACACCGATCTGCTCACCATCGCGTTCGTCGCCCTGCTCAGCGTGCTGGTGGCGTTCGTGAGCAGCCGCCGCGACGCCCAGCTGAGGGTGGAGCGCGCCATCGGGGAGGCGGTGCAGCGGGCCGTGATGCCGCCGCTGCCGGCGCGGGTCGGGCGCATCGGCTGCACGGGCTTCTACCGGGCCGCCGAGAACGGCACGCTGGTGGGCGGGGACTTCTTCGACGTGCGTGAAGGGCCGTACGGCGTACGGGCGGTGATGGGTGATGTCCGCGGGCACGGGCTCGCGGCGGTCGCGACCGTGGTGTCGCTGCTGGGGGCGTTCCGGGAGGCGGTCCTGGACGAGCAGGACCTGGAGCAGGTGGCGGCCCGGATGGACCGCCGGCTCGACGTGGACGCGGCGGGAGTGTCGGACGGGGAGATGTTCGCGACCGCCGTGCTCCTGGAGTTCCAGGGCGACGCGCGCACCACGCGGGTGGTGGTCTGCGGTCATCCGGCGCCGGTGCTGCTGCGCGAGGGCGACGCCCGGGAGATCACCGTCATGCCGGGCACCCCGCTGGGGCTCGGTCTGGTCGGGATCGATCCGCCGAAGGAGGTCACGGTGCCGCTGGAGCCGGACGACCGGCTGCTGCTGGCCTCCGACGGCGTCTGGGAGGCGCGGTCGCGCTCCGGCACCTTCTATCCGCTGCCGGACCGGCTCGCGGCCCTCGCGGGCACCGGGCACGGCGAGCTGCCCGACGCGGTGTGGGCCGACCTCGCGCGGCTGCGCTACGAGGTGCGCGACGACGCGACCATGCTGGTGCTGGCCCCGGACCCCGGCGGCCCCGCGGCATGA
- a CDS encoding helix-turn-helix domain-containing protein: MARRAEEGPQPYRTDGWARELLDQLRPAGRDLHRLVAWLARGTGASVCLRDARGTLLAEAGERLSLDPSVVAEVAAGRVSAAALDDGTRHARLVGIRHPGPDPAASAVLAVARREPFDRHTTEILGHTAGVLELLLRERELVHADYRLRRATADLRLAILQLLMVEDTVSARRVAAGLWPGLLENDTARVYVIEGSAAERDRIADECGVATGGGALVVRCPAMDGHVIVLGPATEVEERLRSLVAGRPGTYLGGSPRQRLALTATAYGQAVTALAVARFRPERAAVYAERTRPARLMDPAALLAWSAAVLRPLDTLAHHVRAELLATTRLGLEFTAVSAAKVLGVSRNTVRARMDRVAALIGADFSALTVRAVAHVALNTEAAQGPYDPDGTAPPPPARFADLLGSAALRSWAEGLLGRLDHDGRDLRGTLRAWLAADANAGPAADARGVHAQTVREHVRAAEPVLERRLLTGGTDLYEVVLAHLVTGELPVPALGPANADQADAAVHR, encoded by the coding sequence GTGGCTCGCCGAGCGGAGGAGGGGCCGCAGCCGTACCGGACCGACGGCTGGGCGCGGGAACTGCTCGATCAACTGCGCCCCGCCGGACGCGATCTGCACCGGCTGGTGGCCTGGCTCGCCCGCGGCACCGGGGCGTCGGTGTGCCTCCGGGACGCGCGCGGCACCCTGCTCGCCGAAGCGGGGGAGCGGCTGTCCCTCGACCCCTCCGTCGTCGCCGAAGTGGCCGCCGGCCGGGTCTCCGCCGCGGCGCTGGACGACGGCACCCGCCATGCCCGATTGGTCGGGATACGGCACCCCGGACCGGACCCGGCCGCCTCCGCCGTGCTGGCCGTGGCCCGCCGGGAACCCTTCGACCGGCACACCACGGAGATCCTCGGCCACACCGCGGGCGTCCTCGAACTGCTCTTGCGTGAGCGCGAGTTGGTGCATGCCGACTACCGGCTGCGGCGGGCCACCGCCGATCTCCGCCTCGCCATCCTGCAACTGCTGATGGTGGAGGACACCGTCTCCGCCCGCCGCGTCGCCGCGGGCCTGTGGCCGGGGCTGCTGGAGAACGACACCGCGCGCGTCTACGTCATCGAGGGCTCCGCCGCCGAACGCGACCGGATCGCCGACGAGTGCGGCGTGGCCACCGGCGGCGGGGCGCTCGTCGTGCGCTGCCCCGCGATGGACGGACACGTCATCGTGCTCGGCCCGGCCACCGAGGTGGAGGAGCGGCTGCGCTCCCTGGTCGCCGGCCGGCCCGGCACCTACCTCGGCGGCAGCCCCCGCCAGCGCCTCGCCCTGACCGCCACCGCCTACGGGCAGGCGGTCACCGCCCTCGCCGTGGCCCGGTTCCGCCCGGAGCGGGCCGCCGTGTACGCCGAACGCACCCGCCCCGCCCGTCTGATGGACCCCGCCGCGCTGCTCGCCTGGTCGGCCGCCGTGCTGCGCCCGCTCGACACCCTGGCCCACCACGTCCGCGCCGAACTCCTCGCCACCACCCGTCTCGGCCTGGAGTTCACCGCGGTGAGCGCGGCCAAGGTGCTCGGCGTCAGCCGCAACACGGTACGCGCCCGGATGGACCGGGTGGCCGCGCTGATCGGCGCCGACTTCTCCGCCCTCACCGTCCGCGCGGTGGCGCACGTCGCGCTGAACACCGAGGCGGCGCAGGGACCGTACGACCCCGACGGCACGGCCCCGCCCCCGCCGGCCCGGTTCGCCGACCTGCTCGGCTCCGCCGCGCTGCGCTCGTGGGCCGAGGGCCTGCTCGGCCGTCTCGACCACGACGGCCGGGACCTGCGCGGCACGCTGCGGGCCTGGCTGGCCGCCGACGCCAACGCCGGGCCGGCCGCCGACGCGCGGGGCGTGCACGCCCAGACCGTGCGGGAACACGTGCGGGCCGCCGAGCCCGTCCTCGAACGCCGGCTGCTGACCGGCGGCACCGATCTCTACGAGGTCGTCCTCGCCCATCTCGTCACCGGTGAGCTGCCCGTACCCGCCTTGGGACCGGCGAATGCGGACCAAGCGGACGCGGCTGTGCACAGGTGA
- a CDS encoding L-threonylcarbamoyladenylate synthase: MAKYFDVHPENPQARSIAQIADAVRSGALIAYPTDSCYALGCRLGSRDGVDRIRAIRQLDDRHHFTLMCRDFAQLGQFVRVDNDVFRAVKAATPGSYTFILPATREVPRKLMHPKKKTVGVRIPDHVVTQALLAELGEPLLSSTLLLPDEEEPLTQGWEIKDRLDHVVDAVVDSGDCGTEPTTVVDFSGGEAEIVRRGAGDTSRFE; encoded by the coding sequence ATGGCGAAGTACTTCGACGTGCACCCCGAGAACCCGCAGGCCCGCAGCATCGCGCAGATCGCCGACGCGGTGCGCTCGGGGGCGCTCATCGCGTATCCGACGGACTCCTGCTACGCGCTGGGCTGCCGGCTGGGCAGTCGCGACGGGGTGGACCGGATCCGGGCGATCCGGCAGCTGGACGACCGGCACCACTTCACCCTGATGTGCCGGGACTTCGCGCAGCTCGGTCAGTTCGTGCGGGTGGACAACGACGTGTTCCGGGCCGTGAAGGCGGCCACGCCCGGCAGCTACACCTTCATCCTGCCGGCCACCCGCGAGGTGCCGCGCAAGCTGATGCACCCGAAGAAGAAGACCGTCGGCGTGCGCATCCCGGACCACGTGGTCACCCAGGCGCTGCTGGCCGAGCTGGGCGAGCCGCTGCTGTCCAGCACGCTGCTGCTGCCGGACGAGGAGGAGCCGCTGACGCAGGGCTGGGAGATCAAGGACCGTCTCGACCACGTGGTGGACGCGGTCGTCGACTCCGGGGACTGCGGGACCGAGCCGACGACGGTGGTCGACTTCTCCGGCGGGGAGGCGGAGATCGTCCGGCGGGGCGCCGGGGACACCTCGCGGTTCGAGTGA